One window from the genome of Cucumis melo cultivar AY chromosome 10, USDA_Cmelo_AY_1.0, whole genome shotgun sequence encodes:
- the LOC103499367 gene encoding respiratory burst oxidase homolog protein E isoform X1, with translation MTSSWSSFPIPIPTSNNPRLSPFTTPPLPDPHDHLLLHHDLSSQGMLPIFLNHQDFVEVTLEVEDHSVLVRSISPLPASSDPLDDSSLSITARIRNKFPWLRSASSRASTASSLDRDDTAAAPISARDARRLNAQLQRTRSRAQAALRGLRFISKTTNASDANELWQRVQSRFHSLAQAGLLARDDFAECIGMVDSKEFALRIFDALARRKGLRISKINMEELHEFWLKISDQSFDARLQIFFDMADSNEDGRITREEVQELILLSASANNLSKLKERAEEYASLIMEELDPENLGYIELWQLETLLLQRDTYMNYSRPLSTATSVGWSQNLSSFNPKYIIKSATTTFNSVIFQNWQRIWILFLWGSTMAALFTWKFLQYKNKAAFGIMGYCLPTAKGAAETLKLNMALILLPVCRNTLTWLRSTAARSVVPFDDNINFHKLIACFIAIGIAVHGGVHLACDFPRLANSSAEEFEVISSDFHNKKPSFKELLMSVEGVTGIAMVILMGISFTLATRRFRRNVVRLPWLFNRLAGFNAFWYSHHLLGFVYLLLLVHGTFLFLAHNWTQKTTWVYISFPLLLYLGERSLRACRSEYYSVEILKVSVLPGNVFSLVMLKPRGFKYISGQYIFLQCPSISQFEWHPFSITSAPGDEYLSVHIRTVGDWTRELKRVFTDHVNSRPLLGRAKLGHLVNMERKSQPRLLVDGPYGAPAQDYQNYDVLLLVGLGIGATPFVSILKDLLNNSRTNEDQQTPAESTTETSRSEDSFGSVNTSTPSGKRKLQSRTQAQAYFYWVTREASSLEWFKGVMDEVAEMDKKGQIELHNYLTSVYEESDARSTLITMVQALNHAKHGVDILSGTRARTHFARPEWKEVFGRIASKHAYKTVGVFYCGMPMLAKQLSTLSQQFTLKTTTRFEFHKEYF, from the exons ATGACAAGCTCTTGGTCCTCTTTTCCCATTCCCATTCCCACCTCCAACAACCCTCGCCTCTCCCCCTTCACTACTCCTCCTCTTCCCGACCCACACGACCATCTCCTCCTCCACCATGATCTTTCTTCTCAAGGAATGTTACCCATCTTCTTAAACCACCAAGACTTTGTCGAGGTCACTTTGGAAGTTGAGGATCACTCCGTTTTGGTTCGCAGCATTTCTCCTCTTCCTGCTTCCTCCGACCCACTAGATGACTCCTCTCTTTCCATCACTGCTAGAATTCGTAACAAATTCCCCTGGCTTCGCTCTGCCTCTTCTCGTGCCTCCACTGCCTCCTCTCTCGATAGGGACGACACCGCGGCGGCGCCCATCTCTGCTCGTGACGCTCGCCGCCTCAATGCTCAGCTGCAACGTACCCGATCCCGAGCTCAAGCTGCCCTTCGGGGCCTTAGATTCATTAGCAAGACCACCAATGCTTCTGATGCCAACGAGCTCTGGCAACGAGTCCAGTCGAGGTTTCATTCTCTGGCTCAAGCTGGACTGCTTGCTAGAGATGATTTTGCTGAATGCATTG GAATGGTGGATTCAAAGGAGTTTGCGCTGAGAATATTCGACGCGTTAGCAAGAAGAAAAGGATTGAGGATTTCGAAAATCAACATGGAGGAACTCCATGAATTTTGGCTGAAGATTTCGGACCAAAGCTTCGACGCTCGCCTCCAAATTTTCTTTGACAT GGCCGACAGTAATGAAGATGGCCGAATCACAAGAGAAGAAGTACAGGAGCTGATCTTGCTAAGTGCTTCTGCAAACAATCTTTCGAAACTCAAAGAGCGAGCTGAGGAATATGCTTCCTTGATCATGGAAGAACTTGATCCCGAAAACCTCGGATACATTGAG TTATGGCAACTTGAGACTTTGCTTTTACAAAGAGACACATATATGAATTACAGCAGACCCTTAAGCACAGCAACAAGTGTAGGATGGAGCCAAAATCTAAGCTCATTCAACCCAAAATACATCATCAAATCAGCAACCACAACATTCAATTCAGTGATCTTCCAAAACTGGCAAAGAATTTGGATTCTTTTCCTATGGGGCTCAACAATGGCAGCTCTTTTCACATGGAAATTCcttcaatacaaaaataaagCAGCATTTGGCATAATGGGCTATTGTCTTCCCACGGCAAAAGGCGCCGCAGAGACTCTAAAGCTCAACATGGCCTTAATCCTCCTCCCCGTCTGCCGCAACACTCTCACATGGCTGCGATCAACTGCAGCGAGATCAGTAGTCCCGTTCGACGACAACATCAATTTTCATAAGCTAATTGCATGTTTCATAGCGATCGGAATAGCCGTCCACGGCGGGGTTCATTTGGCATGCGACTTCCCGAGATTGGCGAATTCATCGGCGGAGGAGTTTGAAGTGATATCGAGTGACTTCCACAACAAGAAGCCAAGCTTTAAGGAGCTATTGATGAGTGTTGAAGGGGTAACAGGGATTGCGATGGTGATTTTGATGGGGATTTCATTTACACTTGCTACTCGTCGTTTTAGAAGGAATGTTGTGAGATTGCCTTGGTTATTCAACAGATTGGCTGGATTTAATGCCTTTTGGTACTCTCATCATCTTTTGGGATTTGTCTACCTTTTGCTTCTTGTTCATGGAACTTTCTTGTTTCTTGCTCATAATTGGACTCAGAAAACG ACTTGGGTGTATATCTCTTTTCCTTTGCTGCTGTATCTTGGTGAGAGGAGCCTCAGAGCCTGCAGATCAGAGTATTACTCTGTTGAGATATTGAAG GTTTCAGTATTACCAGGAAATGTATTCAGCTTGGTGATGTTAAAGCCTCGTGGATTCAAATACATAAGTGGACAGTACATATTCCTTCAATGTCCATCCATTTCCCAATTTGAATG GCACCCATTTTCTATCACTTCAGCACCAGGAGATGAGTATCTGAGTGTTCATATTAGAACAGTTGGGGATTGGACAAGAGAACTCAAACGTGTCTTCACTGATCATGTCAACTCTAGACCTCTCCTTGGTAGAGCCAAATTGGGCCATTTGGTTAACATGGAAAGAAAAAG CCAGCCGAGATTGTTGGTGGATGGGCCGTACGGTGCTCCTGCACAAGACTACCAAAACTACGACGTGCTTCTTCTTGTGGGACTTGGAATTGGAGCCACACCTTTTGTTAGTATCCTCAAGGATCTTCTCAACAACTCTAGAACCAATGAAGATCAACAAACGCCTGCG GAATCAACAACGGAAACAAGTAGATCAGAAGATAGCTTTGGATCTGTAAACACGAGTACACCAAGTGGAAAGAGGAAGTTGCAGAGCAGGACGCAAGCGCAAGCGTACTTCTATTGGGTAACGAGGGAGGCTAGTTCGTTGGAGTGGTTCAAAGGGGTGATGGATGAAGTAGCTGAGATGGACAAGAAG GGCCAAATTGAACTCCACAACTACTTGACAAGTGTGTATGAAGAAAGTGATGCAAGGAGCACATTGATCACAATGGTTCAAGCTTTAAACCATGCCAAGCATGGCGTCGACATTCTCTCCGGCACACGA GCAAGGACTCACTTCGCAAGGCCGGAGTGGAAGGAGGTGTTTGGACGAATTGCGTCGAAGCATGCATACAAGACAGTGGGAGTGTTCTATTGTGGAATGCCAATGCTGGCCAAACAACTCAGCACACTGTCACAGCAGTTTACTCTCAAGACTACAACTAGATTTGAGTTCCATAAGGAATATTTTTGA
- the LOC103499367 gene encoding respiratory burst oxidase homolog protein E isoform X3, with product MTSSWSSFPIPIPTSNNPRLSPFTTPPLPDPHDHLLLHHDLSSQGMLPIFLNHQDFVEVTLEVEDHSVLVRSISPLPASSDPLDDSSLSITARIRNKFPWLRSASSRASTASSLDRDDTAAAPISARDARRLNAQLQRTRSRAQAALRGLRFISKTTNASDANELWQRVQSRFHSLAQAGLLARDDFAECIGMVDSKEFALRIFDALARRKGLRISKINMEELHEFWLKISDQSFDARLQIFFDMADSNEDGRITREEVQELILLSASANNLSKLKERAEEYASLIMEELDPENLGYIELWQLETLLLQRDTYMNYSRPLSTATSVGWSQNLSSFNPKYIIKSATTTFNSVIFQNWQRIWILFLWGSTMAALFTWKFLQYKNKAAFGIMGYCLPTAKGAAETLKLNMALILLPVCRNTLTWLRSTAARSVVPFDDNINFHKLIACFIAIGIAVHGGVHLACDFPRLANSSAEEFEVISSDFHNKKPSFKELLMSVEGVTGIAMVILMGISFTLATRRFRRNVVRLPWLFNRLAGFNAFWYSHHLLGFVYLLLLVHGTFLFLAHNWTQKTTWVYISFPLLLYLGERSLRACRSEYYSVEILKVSVLPGNVFSLVMLKPRGFKYISGQYIFLQCPSISQFEWHPFSITSAPGDEYLSVHIRTVGDWTRELKRVFTDHVNSRPLLGRAKLGHLVNMERKSRDCWWMGRTVLLHKTTKTTTCFFLWDLELEPHLLLVSSRIFSTTLEPMKINKRLRNQQRKQVDQKIALDL from the exons ATGACAAGCTCTTGGTCCTCTTTTCCCATTCCCATTCCCACCTCCAACAACCCTCGCCTCTCCCCCTTCACTACTCCTCCTCTTCCCGACCCACACGACCATCTCCTCCTCCACCATGATCTTTCTTCTCAAGGAATGTTACCCATCTTCTTAAACCACCAAGACTTTGTCGAGGTCACTTTGGAAGTTGAGGATCACTCCGTTTTGGTTCGCAGCATTTCTCCTCTTCCTGCTTCCTCCGACCCACTAGATGACTCCTCTCTTTCCATCACTGCTAGAATTCGTAACAAATTCCCCTGGCTTCGCTCTGCCTCTTCTCGTGCCTCCACTGCCTCCTCTCTCGATAGGGACGACACCGCGGCGGCGCCCATCTCTGCTCGTGACGCTCGCCGCCTCAATGCTCAGCTGCAACGTACCCGATCCCGAGCTCAAGCTGCCCTTCGGGGCCTTAGATTCATTAGCAAGACCACCAATGCTTCTGATGCCAACGAGCTCTGGCAACGAGTCCAGTCGAGGTTTCATTCTCTGGCTCAAGCTGGACTGCTTGCTAGAGATGATTTTGCTGAATGCATTG GAATGGTGGATTCAAAGGAGTTTGCGCTGAGAATATTCGACGCGTTAGCAAGAAGAAAAGGATTGAGGATTTCGAAAATCAACATGGAGGAACTCCATGAATTTTGGCTGAAGATTTCGGACCAAAGCTTCGACGCTCGCCTCCAAATTTTCTTTGACAT GGCCGACAGTAATGAAGATGGCCGAATCACAAGAGAAGAAGTACAGGAGCTGATCTTGCTAAGTGCTTCTGCAAACAATCTTTCGAAACTCAAAGAGCGAGCTGAGGAATATGCTTCCTTGATCATGGAAGAACTTGATCCCGAAAACCTCGGATACATTGAG TTATGGCAACTTGAGACTTTGCTTTTACAAAGAGACACATATATGAATTACAGCAGACCCTTAAGCACAGCAACAAGTGTAGGATGGAGCCAAAATCTAAGCTCATTCAACCCAAAATACATCATCAAATCAGCAACCACAACATTCAATTCAGTGATCTTCCAAAACTGGCAAAGAATTTGGATTCTTTTCCTATGGGGCTCAACAATGGCAGCTCTTTTCACATGGAAATTCcttcaatacaaaaataaagCAGCATTTGGCATAATGGGCTATTGTCTTCCCACGGCAAAAGGCGCCGCAGAGACTCTAAAGCTCAACATGGCCTTAATCCTCCTCCCCGTCTGCCGCAACACTCTCACATGGCTGCGATCAACTGCAGCGAGATCAGTAGTCCCGTTCGACGACAACATCAATTTTCATAAGCTAATTGCATGTTTCATAGCGATCGGAATAGCCGTCCACGGCGGGGTTCATTTGGCATGCGACTTCCCGAGATTGGCGAATTCATCGGCGGAGGAGTTTGAAGTGATATCGAGTGACTTCCACAACAAGAAGCCAAGCTTTAAGGAGCTATTGATGAGTGTTGAAGGGGTAACAGGGATTGCGATGGTGATTTTGATGGGGATTTCATTTACACTTGCTACTCGTCGTTTTAGAAGGAATGTTGTGAGATTGCCTTGGTTATTCAACAGATTGGCTGGATTTAATGCCTTTTGGTACTCTCATCATCTTTTGGGATTTGTCTACCTTTTGCTTCTTGTTCATGGAACTTTCTTGTTTCTTGCTCATAATTGGACTCAGAAAACG ACTTGGGTGTATATCTCTTTTCCTTTGCTGCTGTATCTTGGTGAGAGGAGCCTCAGAGCCTGCAGATCAGAGTATTACTCTGTTGAGATATTGAAG GTTTCAGTATTACCAGGAAATGTATTCAGCTTGGTGATGTTAAAGCCTCGTGGATTCAAATACATAAGTGGACAGTACATATTCCTTCAATGTCCATCCATTTCCCAATTTGAATG GCACCCATTTTCTATCACTTCAGCACCAGGAGATGAGTATCTGAGTGTTCATATTAGAACAGTTGGGGATTGGACAAGAGAACTCAAACGTGTCTTCACTGATCATGTCAACTCTAGACCTCTCCTTGGTAGAGCCAAATTGGGCCATTTGGTTAACATGGAAAGAAAAAG CCGAGATTGTTGGTGGATGGGCCGTACGGTGCTCCTGCACAAGACTACCAAAACTACGACGTGCTTCTTCTTGTGGGACTTGGAATTGGAGCCACACCTTTTGTTAGTATCCTCAAGGATCTTCTCAACAACTCTAGAACCAATGAAGATCAACAAACGCCTGCG GAATCAACAACGGAAACAAGTAGATCAGAAGATAGCTTTGGATCTGTAA
- the LOC103499367 gene encoding respiratory burst oxidase homolog protein E isoform X2, protein MTSSWSSFPIPIPTSNNPRLSPFTTPPLPDPHDHLLLHHDLSSQGMLPIFLNHQDFVEVTLEVEDHSVLVRSISPLPASSDPLDDSSLSITARIRNKFPWLRSASSRASTASSLDRDDTAAAPISARDARRLNAQLQRTRSRAQAALRGLRFISKTTNASDANELWQRVQSRFHSLAQAGLLARDDFAECIGMVDSKEFALRIFDALARRKGLRISKINMEELHEFWLKISDQSFDARLQIFFDMADSNEDGRITREEVQELILLSASANNLSKLKERAEEYASLIMEELDPENLGYIELWQLETLLLQRDTYMNYSRPLSTATSVGWSQNLSSFNPKYIIKSATTTFNSVIFQNWQRIWILFLWGSTMAALFTWKFLQYKNKAAFGIMGYCLPTAKGAAETLKLNMALILLPVCRNTLTWLRSTAARSVVPFDDNINFHKLIACFIAIGIAVHGGVHLACDFPRLANSSAEEFEVISSDFHNKKPSFKELLMSVEGVTGIAMVILMGISFTLATRRFRRNVVRLPWLFNRLAGFNAFWYSHHLLGFVYLLLLVHGTFLFLAHNWTQKTTWVYISFPLLLYLGERSLRACRSEYYSVEILKVSVLPGNVFSLVMLKPRGFKYISGQYIFLQCPSISQFECQPRLLVDGPYGAPAQDYQNYDVLLLVGLGIGATPFVSILKDLLNNSRTNEDQQTPAESTTETSRSEDSFGSVNTSTPSGKRKLQSRTQAQAYFYWVTREASSLEWFKGVMDEVAEMDKKGQIELHNYLTSVYEESDARSTLITMVQALNHAKHGVDILSGTRARTHFARPEWKEVFGRIASKHAYKTVGVFYCGMPMLAKQLSTLSQQFTLKTTTRFEFHKEYF, encoded by the exons ATGACAAGCTCTTGGTCCTCTTTTCCCATTCCCATTCCCACCTCCAACAACCCTCGCCTCTCCCCCTTCACTACTCCTCCTCTTCCCGACCCACACGACCATCTCCTCCTCCACCATGATCTTTCTTCTCAAGGAATGTTACCCATCTTCTTAAACCACCAAGACTTTGTCGAGGTCACTTTGGAAGTTGAGGATCACTCCGTTTTGGTTCGCAGCATTTCTCCTCTTCCTGCTTCCTCCGACCCACTAGATGACTCCTCTCTTTCCATCACTGCTAGAATTCGTAACAAATTCCCCTGGCTTCGCTCTGCCTCTTCTCGTGCCTCCACTGCCTCCTCTCTCGATAGGGACGACACCGCGGCGGCGCCCATCTCTGCTCGTGACGCTCGCCGCCTCAATGCTCAGCTGCAACGTACCCGATCCCGAGCTCAAGCTGCCCTTCGGGGCCTTAGATTCATTAGCAAGACCACCAATGCTTCTGATGCCAACGAGCTCTGGCAACGAGTCCAGTCGAGGTTTCATTCTCTGGCTCAAGCTGGACTGCTTGCTAGAGATGATTTTGCTGAATGCATTG GAATGGTGGATTCAAAGGAGTTTGCGCTGAGAATATTCGACGCGTTAGCAAGAAGAAAAGGATTGAGGATTTCGAAAATCAACATGGAGGAACTCCATGAATTTTGGCTGAAGATTTCGGACCAAAGCTTCGACGCTCGCCTCCAAATTTTCTTTGACAT GGCCGACAGTAATGAAGATGGCCGAATCACAAGAGAAGAAGTACAGGAGCTGATCTTGCTAAGTGCTTCTGCAAACAATCTTTCGAAACTCAAAGAGCGAGCTGAGGAATATGCTTCCTTGATCATGGAAGAACTTGATCCCGAAAACCTCGGATACATTGAG TTATGGCAACTTGAGACTTTGCTTTTACAAAGAGACACATATATGAATTACAGCAGACCCTTAAGCACAGCAACAAGTGTAGGATGGAGCCAAAATCTAAGCTCATTCAACCCAAAATACATCATCAAATCAGCAACCACAACATTCAATTCAGTGATCTTCCAAAACTGGCAAAGAATTTGGATTCTTTTCCTATGGGGCTCAACAATGGCAGCTCTTTTCACATGGAAATTCcttcaatacaaaaataaagCAGCATTTGGCATAATGGGCTATTGTCTTCCCACGGCAAAAGGCGCCGCAGAGACTCTAAAGCTCAACATGGCCTTAATCCTCCTCCCCGTCTGCCGCAACACTCTCACATGGCTGCGATCAACTGCAGCGAGATCAGTAGTCCCGTTCGACGACAACATCAATTTTCATAAGCTAATTGCATGTTTCATAGCGATCGGAATAGCCGTCCACGGCGGGGTTCATTTGGCATGCGACTTCCCGAGATTGGCGAATTCATCGGCGGAGGAGTTTGAAGTGATATCGAGTGACTTCCACAACAAGAAGCCAAGCTTTAAGGAGCTATTGATGAGTGTTGAAGGGGTAACAGGGATTGCGATGGTGATTTTGATGGGGATTTCATTTACACTTGCTACTCGTCGTTTTAGAAGGAATGTTGTGAGATTGCCTTGGTTATTCAACAGATTGGCTGGATTTAATGCCTTTTGGTACTCTCATCATCTTTTGGGATTTGTCTACCTTTTGCTTCTTGTTCATGGAACTTTCTTGTTTCTTGCTCATAATTGGACTCAGAAAACG ACTTGGGTGTATATCTCTTTTCCTTTGCTGCTGTATCTTGGTGAGAGGAGCCTCAGAGCCTGCAGATCAGAGTATTACTCTGTTGAGATATTGAAG GTTTCAGTATTACCAGGAAATGTATTCAGCTTGGTGATGTTAAAGCCTCGTGGATTCAAATACATAAGTGGACAGTACATATTCCTTCAATGTCCATCCATTTCCCAATTTGAATG CCAGCCGAGATTGTTGGTGGATGGGCCGTACGGTGCTCCTGCACAAGACTACCAAAACTACGACGTGCTTCTTCTTGTGGGACTTGGAATTGGAGCCACACCTTTTGTTAGTATCCTCAAGGATCTTCTCAACAACTCTAGAACCAATGAAGATCAACAAACGCCTGCG GAATCAACAACGGAAACAAGTAGATCAGAAGATAGCTTTGGATCTGTAAACACGAGTACACCAAGTGGAAAGAGGAAGTTGCAGAGCAGGACGCAAGCGCAAGCGTACTTCTATTGGGTAACGAGGGAGGCTAGTTCGTTGGAGTGGTTCAAAGGGGTGATGGATGAAGTAGCTGAGATGGACAAGAAG GGCCAAATTGAACTCCACAACTACTTGACAAGTGTGTATGAAGAAAGTGATGCAAGGAGCACATTGATCACAATGGTTCAAGCTTTAAACCATGCCAAGCATGGCGTCGACATTCTCTCCGGCACACGA GCAAGGACTCACTTCGCAAGGCCGGAGTGGAAGGAGGTGTTTGGACGAATTGCGTCGAAGCATGCATACAAGACAGTGGGAGTGTTCTATTGTGGAATGCCAATGCTGGCCAAACAACTCAGCACACTGTCACAGCAGTTTACTCTCAAGACTACAACTAGATTTGAGTTCCATAAGGAATATTTTTGA